One window from the genome of Salvia miltiorrhiza cultivar Shanhuang (shh) chromosome 7, IMPLAD_Smil_shh, whole genome shotgun sequence encodes:
- the LOC130995316 gene encoding 70 kDa peptidyl-prolyl isomerase-like isoform X3: MVEFSKANIKDFAEDGDDEEEPGEEVESAPPLKVGQEREIGSKGLRKKLLKRGVNWESPQFGDEVTFHYVGTLCEDGSIFASTRTTNEPVTFKLGHDNIVKGLDHGIVTMRKGEIASFMLHPELAYGVSGTTGVPSNSIVQFEVELLSWITVVDICKDGGIIKKILETGEQIGPPGELDEVCVSYKAMLVDGTIVAETPEEGMEFYVEDGHFCPALTKALKTMKRGERANLIVQPKFRYTAMLEDGTVFERKGFDDEQPLQFITDEEQVVAGLDRAVSTMKKNECALITISPEYGVGSTEVKMDLSSVQPSSTILYEVEMLDFIREKAPWELSTPERIEAAVRRKEEGNQLFKIGKYQRAAKKYEKAVDYVSQDVPYTDDDEKIVKPLMLSCWSNGAACCLKLNNFREAIDLCSKILNAESCNVKALYRRAQAYMGVAELLLAELDIKKALEVDPQNREVWLMQKNLKQLQAQNNKQDAKLYRAMFSSKSEDACIAEKRLKTAKDDKDTSMLDESTAAMILETKKYSC; this comes from the exons ATGGTGGAGTTCTCTAAAGCGAACATTAAAGACTTCGCAGAAGACGGCGACGACGAAGAAGAGCCGGGCGAAGAGGTCGAATCAGCGCCGCCGCTCAAAGTCGGCCAAGAGAGAGAAATTGGCTCCAAAGGGCTAAGGAAAAAGCTCTTAAAGAGGGGCGTTAATTGGGAGTCCCCTCAATTCGGTGATGAAGTTACAT TTCACTATGTGGGAACTTTATGTGAGGATGGGAGCATTTTTGCGTCTACAAGGACAACGAATGAGCCTGTAACTTTCAAGCTTGGACATG ACAATATAGTTAAAGGACTGGACCATGGAATTGTGACAATGAGGAAAGGGGAAATTGCATCTTTCATGCTGCATCCAGAACTAGCATACGGAGTATCAGGAACAACTGGCGTACCTTCTAATTCCATTGTTCAGTTTGAAGTAGAACTTTTATCATGGATTACTGTAGTGGATATCTGCAAGGATGGTGGAATTATCAAGAAAATATTGGAGACTGGGGAACAGATTGGGCCTCCTGGTGAATTAGATGAAGTTTGTG TTAGTTACAAGGCTATGTTGGTCGATGGAACCATTGTTGCAGAAACACCCGAAGAGGGCATGGAATTTTATGTTGAAGATG GCCACTTCTGTCCTGCATTGACCAAAGCTCTTAAGACTATGAAGAGGGGAGAAAGGGCCAATTTGATTGTTCAGCCAAAAT TTAGGTACACTGCTATGCTAGAGGATGGTACTGTGTTTGAGAGAAAAGGTTTTGATGATGAGCAGCCATTGCAGTTCATCACTGATGAAG AACAAGTGGTTGCTGGACTTGACCGAGCTGTAAGCACAATGAAGAAAAACGAATGTGCGTTGATAACAATATCACCCGAGTATGGAGTTGGAAGCACAGAAGTAAAGATGGATCTTTCTTCTGTTCAACCATCATCAACCATACTGTATGAAGTTGAAATGCTGGATTTCATCAGg GAGAAAGCACCTTGGGAATTGAGTACTCCAGAGAGGATTGAGGCAGCTGTCCGGAGGAAAGAAGAAGGCAATCAACTCTTTAAAATTGGAAAATACCAACGAGCTGCAAAGAAATATGAAAAG GCGGTTGATTACGTCAGCCAAGATGTACCTTACACAGATGATGATGAGAAAATAGTTAAACCTTTGATGTTATCTTGCTGGTCAAACGGTGCAGCTTGTTGTCTAAAACTGAATAATTTCAGGGAAGCGATCGATCTGTGCTCAAAG ATCCTAAATGCAGAATCTTGCAATGTGAAAGCTTTGTACAGGAGAGCTCAGGCTTACATGGGCGTTGCAGAACTACTTTTGGCTGAGCTGGACATTAAGAAGGCCTTAGAAGTAGATCCTCAGaacag GGAGGTGTGGTTGATGCAGAAGAATCTTAAGCAACTTCAAGCACAGAACAATAAGCAAGATGCAAAGCTCTACAGAGCGATGTTTTCATCAAAATCGGAAGATGCTTGTATTGCTGAAAAG AGGTTGAAGACAGCCAAGGACGACAAGGATACCAGTATGCTGGATGAAAGTACTGCAGCAATGATATTGGAAACTAAAAAATATAGCTGTTAA
- the LOC130995316 gene encoding 70 kDa peptidyl-prolyl isomerase-like isoform X1: MVEFSKANIKDFAEDGDDEEEPGEEVESAPPLKVGQEREIGSKGLRKKLLKRGVNWESPQFGDEVTFHYVGTLCEDGSIFASTRTTNEPVTFKLGHDNIVKGLDHGIVTMRKGEIASFMLHPELAYGVSGTTGVPSNSIVQFEVELLSWITVVDICKDGGIIKKILETGEQIGPPGELDEVCVSYKAMLVDGTIVAETPEEGMEFYVEDGHFCPALTKALKTMKRGERANLIVQPKYAFGQKGNKLNNELPAIPPDSVLSIFVKLLSMKPVIDVTGDLKVKKKVLKEGEGTVTANEGATVTIRYTAMLEDGTVFERKGFDDEQPLQFITDEEQVVAGLDRAVSTMKKNECALITISPEYGVGSTEVKMDLSSVQPSSTILYEVEMLDFIREKAPWELSTPERIEAAVRRKEEGNQLFKIGKYQRAAKKYEKAVDYVSQDVPYTDDDEKIVKPLMLSCWSNGAACCLKLNNFREAIDLCSKILNAESCNVKALYRRAQAYMGVAELLLAELDIKKALEVDPQNREVWLMQKNLKQLQAQNNKQDAKLYRAMFSSKSEDACIAEKRLKTAKDDKDTSMLDESTAAMILETKKYSC; encoded by the exons ATGGTGGAGTTCTCTAAAGCGAACATTAAAGACTTCGCAGAAGACGGCGACGACGAAGAAGAGCCGGGCGAAGAGGTCGAATCAGCGCCGCCGCTCAAAGTCGGCCAAGAGAGAGAAATTGGCTCCAAAGGGCTAAGGAAAAAGCTCTTAAAGAGGGGCGTTAATTGGGAGTCCCCTCAATTCGGTGATGAAGTTACAT TTCACTATGTGGGAACTTTATGTGAGGATGGGAGCATTTTTGCGTCTACAAGGACAACGAATGAGCCTGTAACTTTCAAGCTTGGACATG ACAATATAGTTAAAGGACTGGACCATGGAATTGTGACAATGAGGAAAGGGGAAATTGCATCTTTCATGCTGCATCCAGAACTAGCATACGGAGTATCAGGAACAACTGGCGTACCTTCTAATTCCATTGTTCAGTTTGAAGTAGAACTTTTATCATGGATTACTGTAGTGGATATCTGCAAGGATGGTGGAATTATCAAGAAAATATTGGAGACTGGGGAACAGATTGGGCCTCCTGGTGAATTAGATGAAGTTTGTG TTAGTTACAAGGCTATGTTGGTCGATGGAACCATTGTTGCAGAAACACCCGAAGAGGGCATGGAATTTTATGTTGAAGATG GCCACTTCTGTCCTGCATTGACCAAAGCTCTTAAGACTATGAAGAGGGGAGAAAGGGCCAATTTGATTGTTCAGCCAAAAT ATGCCTTTGGGCAGAAGGGTAACAAATTAAACAATGAGCTTCCTGCCATCCCACCTGATTCTGTTCTGAGCATCTTTGTCAAGTTACTTTCAATGAAGCCGGTGATAGATGTTACCGGTGACTTGAAAGTTAAAAAGAAGGTCTTGAAGGAAGGTGAAGGCACAGTCACAGCTAATGAAGGTGCTACTGTTACTA TTAGGTACACTGCTATGCTAGAGGATGGTACTGTGTTTGAGAGAAAAGGTTTTGATGATGAGCAGCCATTGCAGTTCATCACTGATGAAG AACAAGTGGTTGCTGGACTTGACCGAGCTGTAAGCACAATGAAGAAAAACGAATGTGCGTTGATAACAATATCACCCGAGTATGGAGTTGGAAGCACAGAAGTAAAGATGGATCTTTCTTCTGTTCAACCATCATCAACCATACTGTATGAAGTTGAAATGCTGGATTTCATCAGg GAGAAAGCACCTTGGGAATTGAGTACTCCAGAGAGGATTGAGGCAGCTGTCCGGAGGAAAGAAGAAGGCAATCAACTCTTTAAAATTGGAAAATACCAACGAGCTGCAAAGAAATATGAAAAG GCGGTTGATTACGTCAGCCAAGATGTACCTTACACAGATGATGATGAGAAAATAGTTAAACCTTTGATGTTATCTTGCTGGTCAAACGGTGCAGCTTGTTGTCTAAAACTGAATAATTTCAGGGAAGCGATCGATCTGTGCTCAAAG ATCCTAAATGCAGAATCTTGCAATGTGAAAGCTTTGTACAGGAGAGCTCAGGCTTACATGGGCGTTGCAGAACTACTTTTGGCTGAGCTGGACATTAAGAAGGCCTTAGAAGTAGATCCTCAGaacag GGAGGTGTGGTTGATGCAGAAGAATCTTAAGCAACTTCAAGCACAGAACAATAAGCAAGATGCAAAGCTCTACAGAGCGATGTTTTCATCAAAATCGGAAGATGCTTGTATTGCTGAAAAG AGGTTGAAGACAGCCAAGGACGACAAGGATACCAGTATGCTGGATGAAAGTACTGCAGCAATGATATTGGAAACTAAAAAATATAGCTGTTAA
- the LOC130995316 gene encoding 70 kDa peptidyl-prolyl isomerase-like isoform X2 — protein MVEFSKANIKDFAEDGDDEEEPGEEVESAPPLKVGQEREIGSKGLRKKLLKRGVNWESPQFGDEVTFHYVGTLCEDGSIFASTRTTNEPVTFKLGHDNIVKGLDHGIVTMRKGEIASFMLHPELAYGVSGTTGVPSNSIVQFEVELLSWITVVDICKDGGIIKKILETGEQIGPPGELDEVCGHFCPALTKALKTMKRGERANLIVQPKYAFGQKGNKLNNELPAIPPDSVLSIFVKLLSMKPVIDVTGDLKVKKKVLKEGEGTVTANEGATVTIRYTAMLEDGTVFERKGFDDEQPLQFITDEEQVVAGLDRAVSTMKKNECALITISPEYGVGSTEVKMDLSSVQPSSTILYEVEMLDFIREKAPWELSTPERIEAAVRRKEEGNQLFKIGKYQRAAKKYEKAVDYVSQDVPYTDDDEKIVKPLMLSCWSNGAACCLKLNNFREAIDLCSKILNAESCNVKALYRRAQAYMGVAELLLAELDIKKALEVDPQNREVWLMQKNLKQLQAQNNKQDAKLYRAMFSSKSEDACIAEKRLKTAKDDKDTSMLDESTAAMILETKKYSC, from the exons ATGGTGGAGTTCTCTAAAGCGAACATTAAAGACTTCGCAGAAGACGGCGACGACGAAGAAGAGCCGGGCGAAGAGGTCGAATCAGCGCCGCCGCTCAAAGTCGGCCAAGAGAGAGAAATTGGCTCCAAAGGGCTAAGGAAAAAGCTCTTAAAGAGGGGCGTTAATTGGGAGTCCCCTCAATTCGGTGATGAAGTTACAT TTCACTATGTGGGAACTTTATGTGAGGATGGGAGCATTTTTGCGTCTACAAGGACAACGAATGAGCCTGTAACTTTCAAGCTTGGACATG ACAATATAGTTAAAGGACTGGACCATGGAATTGTGACAATGAGGAAAGGGGAAATTGCATCTTTCATGCTGCATCCAGAACTAGCATACGGAGTATCAGGAACAACTGGCGTACCTTCTAATTCCATTGTTCAGTTTGAAGTAGAACTTTTATCATGGATTACTGTAGTGGATATCTGCAAGGATGGTGGAATTATCAAGAAAATATTGGAGACTGGGGAACAGATTGGGCCTCCTGGTGAATTAGATGAAGTTTGTG GCCACTTCTGTCCTGCATTGACCAAAGCTCTTAAGACTATGAAGAGGGGAGAAAGGGCCAATTTGATTGTTCAGCCAAAAT ATGCCTTTGGGCAGAAGGGTAACAAATTAAACAATGAGCTTCCTGCCATCCCACCTGATTCTGTTCTGAGCATCTTTGTCAAGTTACTTTCAATGAAGCCGGTGATAGATGTTACCGGTGACTTGAAAGTTAAAAAGAAGGTCTTGAAGGAAGGTGAAGGCACAGTCACAGCTAATGAAGGTGCTACTGTTACTA TTAGGTACACTGCTATGCTAGAGGATGGTACTGTGTTTGAGAGAAAAGGTTTTGATGATGAGCAGCCATTGCAGTTCATCACTGATGAAG AACAAGTGGTTGCTGGACTTGACCGAGCTGTAAGCACAATGAAGAAAAACGAATGTGCGTTGATAACAATATCACCCGAGTATGGAGTTGGAAGCACAGAAGTAAAGATGGATCTTTCTTCTGTTCAACCATCATCAACCATACTGTATGAAGTTGAAATGCTGGATTTCATCAGg GAGAAAGCACCTTGGGAATTGAGTACTCCAGAGAGGATTGAGGCAGCTGTCCGGAGGAAAGAAGAAGGCAATCAACTCTTTAAAATTGGAAAATACCAACGAGCTGCAAAGAAATATGAAAAG GCGGTTGATTACGTCAGCCAAGATGTACCTTACACAGATGATGATGAGAAAATAGTTAAACCTTTGATGTTATCTTGCTGGTCAAACGGTGCAGCTTGTTGTCTAAAACTGAATAATTTCAGGGAAGCGATCGATCTGTGCTCAAAG ATCCTAAATGCAGAATCTTGCAATGTGAAAGCTTTGTACAGGAGAGCTCAGGCTTACATGGGCGTTGCAGAACTACTTTTGGCTGAGCTGGACATTAAGAAGGCCTTAGAAGTAGATCCTCAGaacag GGAGGTGTGGTTGATGCAGAAGAATCTTAAGCAACTTCAAGCACAGAACAATAAGCAAGATGCAAAGCTCTACAGAGCGATGTTTTCATCAAAATCGGAAGATGCTTGTATTGCTGAAAAG AGGTTGAAGACAGCCAAGGACGACAAGGATACCAGTATGCTGGATGAAAGTACTGCAGCAATGATATTGGAAACTAAAAAATATAGCTGTTAA
- the LOC130995316 gene encoding 70 kDa peptidyl-prolyl isomerase-like isoform X4, which yields MVEFSKANIKDFAEDGDDEEEPGEEVESAPPLKVGQEREIGSKGLRKKLLKRGVNWESPQFGDEVTFHYVGTLCEDGSIFASTRTTNEPVTFKLGHDNIVKGLDHGIVTMRKGEIASFMLHPELAYGVSGTTGVPSNSIVQFEVELLSWITVVDICKDGGIIKKILETGEQIGPPGELDEVCGHFCPALTKALKTMKRGERANLIVQPKFRYTAMLEDGTVFERKGFDDEQPLQFITDEEQVVAGLDRAVSTMKKNECALITISPEYGVGSTEVKMDLSSVQPSSTILYEVEMLDFIREKAPWELSTPERIEAAVRRKEEGNQLFKIGKYQRAAKKYEKAVDYVSQDVPYTDDDEKIVKPLMLSCWSNGAACCLKLNNFREAIDLCSKILNAESCNVKALYRRAQAYMGVAELLLAELDIKKALEVDPQNREVWLMQKNLKQLQAQNNKQDAKLYRAMFSSKSEDACIAEKRLKTAKDDKDTSMLDESTAAMILETKKYSC from the exons ATGGTGGAGTTCTCTAAAGCGAACATTAAAGACTTCGCAGAAGACGGCGACGACGAAGAAGAGCCGGGCGAAGAGGTCGAATCAGCGCCGCCGCTCAAAGTCGGCCAAGAGAGAGAAATTGGCTCCAAAGGGCTAAGGAAAAAGCTCTTAAAGAGGGGCGTTAATTGGGAGTCCCCTCAATTCGGTGATGAAGTTACAT TTCACTATGTGGGAACTTTATGTGAGGATGGGAGCATTTTTGCGTCTACAAGGACAACGAATGAGCCTGTAACTTTCAAGCTTGGACATG ACAATATAGTTAAAGGACTGGACCATGGAATTGTGACAATGAGGAAAGGGGAAATTGCATCTTTCATGCTGCATCCAGAACTAGCATACGGAGTATCAGGAACAACTGGCGTACCTTCTAATTCCATTGTTCAGTTTGAAGTAGAACTTTTATCATGGATTACTGTAGTGGATATCTGCAAGGATGGTGGAATTATCAAGAAAATATTGGAGACTGGGGAACAGATTGGGCCTCCTGGTGAATTAGATGAAGTTTGTG GCCACTTCTGTCCTGCATTGACCAAAGCTCTTAAGACTATGAAGAGGGGAGAAAGGGCCAATTTGATTGTTCAGCCAAAAT TTAGGTACACTGCTATGCTAGAGGATGGTACTGTGTTTGAGAGAAAAGGTTTTGATGATGAGCAGCCATTGCAGTTCATCACTGATGAAG AACAAGTGGTTGCTGGACTTGACCGAGCTGTAAGCACAATGAAGAAAAACGAATGTGCGTTGATAACAATATCACCCGAGTATGGAGTTGGAAGCACAGAAGTAAAGATGGATCTTTCTTCTGTTCAACCATCATCAACCATACTGTATGAAGTTGAAATGCTGGATTTCATCAGg GAGAAAGCACCTTGGGAATTGAGTACTCCAGAGAGGATTGAGGCAGCTGTCCGGAGGAAAGAAGAAGGCAATCAACTCTTTAAAATTGGAAAATACCAACGAGCTGCAAAGAAATATGAAAAG GCGGTTGATTACGTCAGCCAAGATGTACCTTACACAGATGATGATGAGAAAATAGTTAAACCTTTGATGTTATCTTGCTGGTCAAACGGTGCAGCTTGTTGTCTAAAACTGAATAATTTCAGGGAAGCGATCGATCTGTGCTCAAAG ATCCTAAATGCAGAATCTTGCAATGTGAAAGCTTTGTACAGGAGAGCTCAGGCTTACATGGGCGTTGCAGAACTACTTTTGGCTGAGCTGGACATTAAGAAGGCCTTAGAAGTAGATCCTCAGaacag GGAGGTGTGGTTGATGCAGAAGAATCTTAAGCAACTTCAAGCACAGAACAATAAGCAAGATGCAAAGCTCTACAGAGCGATGTTTTCATCAAAATCGGAAGATGCTTGTATTGCTGAAAAG AGGTTGAAGACAGCCAAGGACGACAAGGATACCAGTATGCTGGATGAAAGTACTGCAGCAATGATATTGGAAACTAAAAAATATAGCTGTTAA
- the LOC130995316 gene encoding peptidyl-prolyl cis-trans isomerase FKBP62-like isoform X5 — translation MRKGEIASFMLHPELAYGVSGTTGVPSNSIVQFEVELLSWITVVDICKDGGIIKKILETGEQIGPPGELDEVCVSYKAMLVDGTIVAETPEEGMEFYVEDGHFCPALTKALKTMKRGERANLIVQPKYAFGQKGNKLNNELPAIPPDSVLSIFVKLLSMKPVIDVTGDLKVKKKVLKEGEGTVTANEGATVTIRYTAMLEDGTVFERKGFDDEQPLQFITDEEQVVAGLDRAVSTMKKNECALITISPEYGVGSTEVKMDLSSVQPSSTILYEVEMLDFIREKAPWELSTPERIEAAVRRKEEGNQLFKIGKYQRAAKKYEKAVDYVSQDVPYTDDDEKIVKPLMLSCWSNGAACCLKLNNFREAIDLCSKILNAESCNVKALYRRAQAYMGVAELLLAELDIKKALEVDPQNREVWLMQKNLKQLQAQNNKQDAKLYRAMFSSKSEDACIAEKRLKTAKDDKDTSMLDESTAAMILETKKYSC, via the exons ATGAGGAAAGGGGAAATTGCATCTTTCATGCTGCATCCAGAACTAGCATACGGAGTATCAGGAACAACTGGCGTACCTTCTAATTCCATTGTTCAGTTTGAAGTAGAACTTTTATCATGGATTACTGTAGTGGATATCTGCAAGGATGGTGGAATTATCAAGAAAATATTGGAGACTGGGGAACAGATTGGGCCTCCTGGTGAATTAGATGAAGTTTGTG TTAGTTACAAGGCTATGTTGGTCGATGGAACCATTGTTGCAGAAACACCCGAAGAGGGCATGGAATTTTATGTTGAAGATG GCCACTTCTGTCCTGCATTGACCAAAGCTCTTAAGACTATGAAGAGGGGAGAAAGGGCCAATTTGATTGTTCAGCCAAAAT ATGCCTTTGGGCAGAAGGGTAACAAATTAAACAATGAGCTTCCTGCCATCCCACCTGATTCTGTTCTGAGCATCTTTGTCAAGTTACTTTCAATGAAGCCGGTGATAGATGTTACCGGTGACTTGAAAGTTAAAAAGAAGGTCTTGAAGGAAGGTGAAGGCACAGTCACAGCTAATGAAGGTGCTACTGTTACTA TTAGGTACACTGCTATGCTAGAGGATGGTACTGTGTTTGAGAGAAAAGGTTTTGATGATGAGCAGCCATTGCAGTTCATCACTGATGAAG AACAAGTGGTTGCTGGACTTGACCGAGCTGTAAGCACAATGAAGAAAAACGAATGTGCGTTGATAACAATATCACCCGAGTATGGAGTTGGAAGCACAGAAGTAAAGATGGATCTTTCTTCTGTTCAACCATCATCAACCATACTGTATGAAGTTGAAATGCTGGATTTCATCAGg GAGAAAGCACCTTGGGAATTGAGTACTCCAGAGAGGATTGAGGCAGCTGTCCGGAGGAAAGAAGAAGGCAATCAACTCTTTAAAATTGGAAAATACCAACGAGCTGCAAAGAAATATGAAAAG GCGGTTGATTACGTCAGCCAAGATGTACCTTACACAGATGATGATGAGAAAATAGTTAAACCTTTGATGTTATCTTGCTGGTCAAACGGTGCAGCTTGTTGTCTAAAACTGAATAATTTCAGGGAAGCGATCGATCTGTGCTCAAAG ATCCTAAATGCAGAATCTTGCAATGTGAAAGCTTTGTACAGGAGAGCTCAGGCTTACATGGGCGTTGCAGAACTACTTTTGGCTGAGCTGGACATTAAGAAGGCCTTAGAAGTAGATCCTCAGaacag GGAGGTGTGGTTGATGCAGAAGAATCTTAAGCAACTTCAAGCACAGAACAATAAGCAAGATGCAAAGCTCTACAGAGCGATGTTTTCATCAAAATCGGAAGATGCTTGTATTGCTGAAAAG AGGTTGAAGACAGCCAAGGACGACAAGGATACCAGTATGCTGGATGAAAGTACTGCAGCAATGATATTGGAAACTAAAAAATATAGCTGTTAA